From one Solanum stenotomum isolate F172 chromosome 12, ASM1918654v1, whole genome shotgun sequence genomic stretch:
- the LOC125846760 gene encoding membrane protein PM19L-like — protein MASGQMKPVASLLLVLNFCMYVVVLGIGGWAMNFAIDNGFVIGPGMELPAHFSPIYFPIGNAATGFFVVFALIAGVVGVASVLSGLNHIRHWNIDSLPAAASAAAIAWSLTLLAMGFAWKEIELNYRNSKLKTMEAFLIILSFTQLVYIAAIHGASSRR, from the exons ATGGCTAGTGGGCAGATGAAACCTGTTGCATCTTTGCTTTTGGTCCTTAATTTCTGcatgtatgttgttgttttagGCATTGGTGGTTGGGCTATGAACTTTGCCATTGATAATGGTTTTGTCATTG GTCCAGGAATGGAACTTCCAGCACATTTCTCTCCAATTTACTTCCCAATTGGAAATGCTGCCACTGGATTCTTTGTTGTATTTGCTTTGATAGCAGGTGTGGTTGGAGTTGCATCTGTCCTCTCTGGACTTAACCACATTCGCCATTGGAACATCGATAGCTTACCAGCTGCTGCTTCTGCTGCTGCAATTGCCTGGAGTCTTACACTCCTTGCCATGGG CTTTGCTTGGAAAGAAATTGAACTCAACTACAGGAATTCCAAATTG AAAACAATGGAGGCATTCTTGATAATTCTATCATTTACTCAACTGGTATACATAGCTGCCATTCATGGTGCTTCATCAAGGAGATAA
- the LOC125849462 gene encoding pentatricopeptide repeat-containing protein At5g46460, mitochondrial encodes MPNYVVPRCYISRSLIGLARFFRVASPTCYSILSEHLKNQRIDEAKELFERIPSPNIYLCTKMIAGYAENLRLNEALQLFDKMPVKDTVMWNLMIKGCVDCGNMDMGLKLFEEMTQRNVSSYTTMISGFLKFGKVKEAESLFSEMPQRDVAAWNVMIYGYFENGRVEEAVKLFELMPYRNVISWTSVISGLDQYGRSDEALLIFKKMLDFFIEPTSSTFASVITACANARDLGLGSEIHACVVKLGYLYDTYVTASLITLYANCMHMDDSSKVFSERLHINIVVWTSLLTGYGLNYKHKEALKVFGDMIRIGLLPNQSSFTSALNSSCEMESIDLGKEIHGVAVKLGLNTDAFVGNSLVVLYSKCGNIDDGLIAFKEIPEKNIVSWNSIIVGCAQHGFGNWALTLFAQMVRSRADMDDITFTGLLAACSHSGMLEKGRRLFQYIPQSSSIEVTLEHYSCMVDILCRSGKLNEAEDLVKSMPMRPNLSIWLALLSGCKNHLNLELAERAAENVFHLDPSCSAAYVLLSNIYAFSGRWTDVARVRGNMRRRGNTKQPGCSWVNQQGIRHTFLSGDTSHPLSDGIYEKLEWLMEKLKEYGYVPDQRYALHDVEDEQKEVLLSYHSERLAICFALITTHGSAITVMKNLRVCGDCHSAIKLIAKIVDREIIVRDSSRFHHFRDGFCSCSDYW; translated from the coding sequence ATGCCTAATTATGTTGTTCCTCGTTGCTATATCTCAAGATCTTTAATTGGTTTAGCAAGATTCTTCAGAGTAGCTAGCCCCACTTGCTATTCAATTCTATCTGAGCACCTAAAGAACCAACGAATTGATGAAGCTAAAGAGCTTTTTGAAAGAATCCCATCTCCAAATATCTATTTATGCACCAAAATGATAGCTGGGTATGCTGAAAATCTAAGGTTGAATGAGGCACTGCAGCTGTTTGACAAAATGCCTGTAAAAGATACGGTTATGTGGAACTTGATGATCAAAGGGTGTGTAGACTGTGGGAATATGGACATGGGTTTGAAGCTATTTGAGGAAATGACCCAAAGAAATGTAAGTTCTTACACAACAATGATAAGCGGGTTTTTGAAGTTTGGAAAGGTTAAAGAGGCTGAGAGTTTGTTTTCGGAGATGCCACAAAGGGATGTGGCTGCTTGGAATGTTATGATCTATGGGTATTTTGAGAACGGAAGAGTTGAGGAGGCTGTTAAGTTGTTTGAGCTGATGCCTTATAGGAATGTGATTTCGTGGACGTCGGTTATTAGTGGGCTTGATCAATATGGGAGGAGTGATGAGGCTCTGTTGATTTTTAAGAAGATGCTAGATTTCTTCATTGAACCTACTTCTAGTACTTTTGCTTCTGTTATTACAGCTTGTGCTAATGCAAGGGATTTAGGTCTAGGTAGTGAAATTCATGCCTGTGTTGTGAAGCTTGGTTATCTATATGATACTTATGTCACTGCTTCACTAATCACATTGTATGCTAATTGTATGCACATGGATGATTCTTCTAAAGTATTCAGTGAGAGGTTGCATATAAATATAGTTGTATGGACGTCTCTTTTGACAGGGTATGGTTTGAATTATAAGCACAAAGAAGCATTGAAAGTGTTTGGGGACATGATTAGGATTGGTCTACTTCCGAATCAGTCTTCCTTCACTAGTGCCCTAAATTCATCCTGTGAAATGGAGTCTATTGATCTTGGCAAAGAGATTCATGGTGTAGCAGTCAAACTAGGATTGAACACTGATGCCTTTGTTGGCAATTCTCTAGTTGTATTGTATTCAAAATGTGGAAATATAGACGATGGACTCATTGCATTCAAGGAGATTCCCGAAAAAAACATAGTTTCATGGAACTCAATCATCGTTGGATGTGCACAACATGGATTTGGTAATTGGGCACTCACATTGTTCGCCCAGATGGTTCGTTCAAGGGCTGATATGGATGATATTACATTTACTGGGTTACTTGCTGCTTGTAGCCATTCTGGCATGCTAGAGAAAGGAAGACGCTTATTTCAATATATCCCCCAAAGTTCATCCATTGAAGTGACACTTGAGCATTATAGTTGTATGGTAGATATTCTTTGCAGAAGTGGGAAGTTAAATGAAGCAGAGGATTTGGTGAAAAGCATGCCCATGAGACCAAATTTGTCAATATGGTTAGCTTTGCTTAGTGGTTGTAAGAACCATTTAAACTTAGAACTGGCCGAAAGAGCTGCAGAAAACGTTTTTCATCTTGACCCAAGCTGTAGTGCTGCTTATGTTTTGCTATCTAACATTTATGCCTTCTCTGGTAGATGGACTGATGTAGCAAGAGTTAGAGGAAATATGAGAAGAAGAGGAAACACAAAACAACCAGGATGCAGTTGGGTTAATCAGCAGGGAATCCGGCATACATTTCTTTCTGGTGATACTTCACATCCTCTAAGTGATGGGATATACGAAAAGCTGGAATGGTTGATGGAAAAGTTGAAGGAATATGGTTATGTCCCTGATCAAAGATATGCATTGCATGACGTAGAGGATGAACAGAAGGAAGTTCTGTTGTCATATCATAGTGAGAGGCTGGCTATTTGCTTTGCATTAATTACAACTCATGGTAGTGCTATAACAGTAATGAAGAACCTGCGTGTCTGTGGGGACTGTCATTCTGCCATCAAGCTCATAGCAAAAATTGTTGATCGTGAAATCATAGTAAGAGATTCTAGCCGCTTTCATCACTTCAGGGATGGCTTTTGTTCTTGTTCAGATTATTGGTAG
- the LOC125849063 gene encoding LOW QUALITY PROTEIN: 60S ribosomal protein L32-1 (The sequence of the model RefSeq protein was modified relative to this genomic sequence to represent the inferred CDS: deleted 1 base in 1 codon), with protein sequence MAVPLLKKKVIKKRVKQFKRYQSDRRITVKTNWRRPKGIDSRVRRKFKGCVLMPNIGYGSDKKTCHYLPNCFKKFVVHNASELDILLMHNRTCCAEIAYNVSTRKRKEIVERESQRDVVVTNMLARLRSQGG encoded by the exons ATGGCGGTTCCTCTACTGAAAAAGAAGGTAATCAAGAAAAGGGTGAAGCAATTCAAGAGGTATCAGAGTGATAGGAGAATCACTGTCAAG ACAAATTGGCGCAGACCAAAGGGTATTGACTCCAGAGTTAGAAGGAAGTTCAAGGGATGTGTCTTGATGCCCAATATTGGATATGGTTCC GACAAGAAGACTTGCCACTATCTGCCCAATTGCTTTAAGAAGTTTGTTGTGCACAATGCAAGTGAACTTGATATTTTGTTGATGCACAACAG GACTTGCTGTGCTGAGATAGCTTATAATGTATCCACgaggaaaaggaaagaaatagtcGAGAGAGAATCCCAACGTGATGTCGTAGTAACTAACATGCTTGCTAGGTTGCGTAGCCAAGGAGGATGA
- the LOC125849526 gene encoding F-box protein At3g07870-like: MDAQSSKLFKGDCEESRISHVTGIMDLHIVIMVDILSRLPIKSIFYCKIVCKLWYHLLTSDPLFCKIYYKRSSYFPSILLSINHSVRLLVELKDDVSHPLNRTIVLSPRFHLPPTLYTQNLTLISSCNGFICLFNGSRDAAEHSVYISNPLLGEYFKVKLPKWEKRIQCVAYAFCFSETSGQYKVLRSVVSKFEGHPHVSELEVYTLGVDEKWRNVGEVPEPLCGLFCKANVNGVVHWMSSEKNDSIYSFNSCTEEVKSMLAPRGLTTLSYGLTLVELGNCLCLCDTYHSEYIDIWWMKEYGIAESWTKDRIWKDTIQPDISCDRFIPISTWKDGEILMQRYRGTHVVSYNPKEKKFTKVKVYLGFAGTSYIPSFYSLKTVIGESLQVSYAYPKIEIV; the protein is encoded by the coding sequence ATGGATGCCCAAAGCTCTAAGCTTTTCAAGGGAGATTGCGAAGAAAGTAGAATCTCTCATGTCACGGGGATTATGGACCTTCATATAGTGATTATGGTTGACATTCTTTCACGGTTGCCAATCAAGTCCATTTTCTATTGTAAGATTGTTTGTAAACTCTGGTATCATCTTTTAACTTCCGACCCTTTgttttgtaaaatatattaCAAAAGATCATCTTACTTTCCCAGCATTTTGCTTTCGATAAATCACTCAGTCCGGTTACTTGTGGAACTCAAAGATGATGTTTCTCACCCCTTAAACAGAACTATTGTGTTGAGCCCTAGGTTTCACCTCCCCCCAACTTTATATACACAAAACTTGACATTAATTAGTTCATGTAATGGGTTCATTTGTTTGTTTAATGGTTCAAGGGATGCCGCAGAGCATTCAGTTTACATTAGCAATCCTCTTTTGGGTGAATATTTCAAGGTTAAATTGCCCAAATGGGAGAAAAGAATTCAGTGTGTTGCCTATGCATTCTGCTTCAGTGAAACCTCTGGACAGTATAAAGTATTGAGATCAGTAGTTAGTAAGTTTGAGGGACATCCACATGTATCAGAGTTGGAGGTTTATACTCTTGGAGTTGATGAGAAATGGAGAAATGTGGGTGAAGTTCCAGAACCTCTATGCGGATTATTTTGTAAGGCTAACGTCAATGGTGTTGTTCATTGGATGAGTTCGGAAAAAAATGACAGCATTTACTCCTTTAACAGTTGCACAGAAGAGGTGAAATCCATGTTAGCTCCGCGTGGTCTGACAACTTTATCCTACGGCTTAACACTAGTAGAGTTGGGGAATTGTCTATGTTTGTGTGATACTTACCATAGTGAGTATATTGATATATGGTGGATGAAAGAGTATGGAATCGCTGAATCTTGGACTAAAGATCGCATTTGGAAGGATACTATTCAACCAGATATCAGTTGTGATAGATTTATACCAATCTCAACTTGGAAAGATGGAGAAATATTGATGCAAAGGTATCGTGGCACACATGTCGTTTCTTACAAcccaaaagaaaagaagtttaCGAAGGTTAAAGTGTACCTTGGATTTGCTGGGACTAGCTACATCCCAAGTTTTTACTCACTCAAGACTGTCATTGGGGAAAGTTTACAAGTCTCATATGCTTATCCGAAGATTGAGatagtttaa